Proteins found in one Geomonas subterranea genomic segment:
- a CDS encoding LysM peptidoglycan-binding domain-containing protein: MIFADKATLLLALLLIPARIYAAPPEFQIDLKELDRQHPAAAPKPAHKPVPKQQKQAPRKKEPAAKAQHEMKKEQAPSGGENVRYTIKPGDHIFKILVGHFGMSNEAAERLVPEIIELNDIKNIKALEVGRTLLIPAAALKGHEAKPGKTEKAKSGEAPSQKPKGAVPRKEATPAPAEAPRAPEPAPGRPEPAVPAPAPAPVVKTAPARKAEPAPAPAVKAEPVPKPAPAPVPAPKPAPAPAPAPAAAQSEPALPVAPTWVCPVNRHDAGSVVDSVLNAVSAAWSRNKIIHSAAGAATPFSIRVDRYFEYKGNRYIISIGENDPYNYTLIRILESAGYRVLMLTGKEDFQTVTEKLLRLAGISPDFGAHALREGSRVTGFLVQQDDAAGRRVVITDTAPPPGHKWVMPAGCGAR, translated from the coding sequence ATGATCTTTGCCGACAAGGCCACATTACTTCTGGCGCTGCTGTTGATCCCTGCACGGATCTACGCGGCGCCTCCGGAGTTCCAGATCGACTTGAAGGAGTTGGACCGGCAACACCCTGCCGCGGCGCCCAAGCCTGCGCACAAGCCGGTCCCGAAGCAGCAAAAGCAGGCGCCCCGGAAGAAAGAGCCGGCGGCGAAGGCCCAGCACGAGATGAAAAAGGAGCAGGCCCCTTCCGGCGGCGAGAACGTCCGCTACACCATCAAGCCGGGGGACCACATCTTCAAGATCCTCGTGGGGCATTTCGGGATGTCCAACGAGGCGGCCGAGCGCCTGGTCCCGGAGATCATCGAGCTCAACGACATCAAAAACATCAAGGCCCTCGAAGTCGGACGGACGCTGCTCATCCCGGCTGCGGCTTTGAAAGGGCATGAGGCGAAACCGGGCAAGACGGAGAAGGCGAAGAGCGGGGAAGCGCCGTCGCAGAAGCCGAAAGGGGCGGTGCCCCGCAAGGAGGCGACACCGGCGCCGGCCGAGGCGCCGAGGGCGCCCGAACCCGCTCCCGGGAGACCCGAGCCAGCCGTACCCGCTCCGGCGCCTGCCCCGGTAGTGAAGACCGCACCGGCAAGAAAGGCTGAACCAGCTCCGGCCCCGGCAGTCAAGGCGGAACCGGTTCCAAAACCCGCCCCGGCCCCGGTACCGGCCCCGAAACCTGCTCCTGCTCCGGCTCCGGCTCCCGCAGCGGCGCAGTCGGAGCCCGCGCTCCCCGTGGCCCCCACGTGGGTCTGCCCGGTCAACCGGCACGATGCCGGCAGCGTCGTCGACTCTGTTCTGAACGCTGTCTCAGCCGCGTGGAGCCGCAACAAGATCATCCATTCCGCCGCGGGGGCCGCCACCCCCTTCAGCATCAGGGTCGATCGCTATTTCGAGTACAAGGGGAACCGCTACATAATCAGCATCGGGGAGAACGACCCGTACAACTACACACTGATCAGGATACTGGAGAGTGCCGGATACCGGGTGCTCATGCTGACAGGGAAGGAAGATTTTCAGACGGTGACGGAGAAGCTGCTCAGGCTGGCGGGGATCTCCCCGGATTTCGGTGCGCACGCGCTGCGGGAGGGGAGCCGGGTGACCGGGTTCCTGGTCCAGCAGGATGACGCGGCGGGGAGGCGTGTGGTGATCACAGATACGGCGCCTCCTCCGGGGCACAAGTGGGTCATGCCTGCCGGGTGCGGCGCCAGGTAG
- a CDS encoding rhomboid family intramembrane serine protease — protein MKFIDRLDRKIGRYAIPNLTIYLIAGQSFFYLMYMTGKLDRMATYFSAGLFLSGEWWRVFTIPFDPPRSSLIFTLIAWYFFYMLGSTLEEHWGAFRYNAYLVLGCLITFAASFLIPEYPVSNAFLAGSVFLAFATLFPEFQILLFFVLPVRIKWLALLTWLGYAYQVIVGGWPSRIMVMAAIANYLIFFANDIYLNLRHGKRQITKKVGGLQFREKELVHKCTTCGITGKTHPDMDFRYCPKCNGQYGYCRDHIFSHEHKK, from the coding sequence ATGAAATTTATTGACCGCCTGGATAGAAAGATCGGCCGCTACGCCATCCCCAACCTCACCATCTACCTCATCGCGGGCCAGTCGTTCTTCTACCTGATGTACATGACGGGGAAGCTGGACCGGATGGCGACCTACTTCTCCGCCGGGCTGTTCCTGTCCGGTGAGTGGTGGCGCGTCTTCACCATCCCCTTCGATCCACCGCGGTCCAGCCTCATCTTCACCCTGATCGCCTGGTACTTTTTCTACATGCTCGGCTCGACGCTCGAGGAGCACTGGGGAGCGTTCCGCTACAACGCCTACCTCGTGCTCGGCTGCCTGATCACCTTCGCCGCCTCGTTCCTGATCCCGGAATATCCGGTCAGCAACGCGTTCCTCGCCGGCTCGGTCTTTCTCGCCTTCGCCACCCTGTTCCCCGAATTCCAGATCCTGCTTTTCTTCGTGCTGCCGGTGCGCATCAAATGGCTCGCGCTCTTGACCTGGCTGGGCTACGCCTATCAGGTCATCGTCGGCGGCTGGCCCTCCCGGATCATGGTCATGGCGGCAATCGCCAACTACCTCATCTTTTTCGCCAACGACATCTACCTCAACCTGCGCCACGGCAAGAGGCAGATCACCAAGAAGGTGGGCGGACTTCAATTCCGCGAGAAGGAACTGGTACACAAGTGCACCACCTGCGGCATCACCGGGAAGACCCACCCCGACATGGACTTCCGCTACTGCCCGAAATGCAACGGGCAGTACGGCTACTGCAGGGATCACATCTTCAGCCACGAACACAAGAAATGA